A DNA window from Jaculus jaculus isolate mJacJac1 chromosome 1, mJacJac1.mat.Y.cur, whole genome shotgun sequence contains the following coding sequences:
- the LOC105944005 gene encoding 60S ribosomal protein L26-like, translated as MEGLFPSAAISRLVAAKIKFNPFVTSDRSKNCKRHFNAPSHIQRKIMSSPLSKELRQKYNVHSMPIQKNDEVHVVRGHYKGHQIGKVVQVYRKKYVIFNEQVQREKANGTTVHVSIHPSKVVITRLKLDKGCKKILEWKAKSRQVGKEKGKYKEETLEKM; from the coding sequence atggaaggactcTTCCCTTCAGCGGCCATCTCCAGACTGGTAGCTGCCAAAATAAAGTTCAATCCCTTTGTGACTTCTGACCGAAGCAAGAACTGTAAAAGGCATTTCAATGCACCTTCCCACATCCAGAGAAAGATTATGTCTTCCCCTCTTTCCAAAGAGCTGAGACAGAAGTACAATGTTCATTCTATGCCTATCCAAAAGAATGATGAAGTTCATGTGGTACGAGGACACTATAAAGGTCATCAGATTGGCAAAGTAGTCCAGGTGTACAGGAAGAAATATGTCATCTTCAATGAACAGGTACAGAGGGAAAAGGCTAATGGCACAACTGTACATGTGAGCATTCACCCCAGCAAGGTGGTTATCACCAGGCTAAAACTGGATAAAGGTTGCAAGAAGATCCTGGAATGGAAAGCCAAATCTCGCCAAGTAGGAAAGGAAAAGGGCAAATACAAGGAGGAAACACTTGAGAAGATGTAG